One Chryseobacterium sp. StRB126 genomic region harbors:
- a CDS encoding WG repeat-containing protein: protein MMKKTIISILLSASCLWVNAQKYNELYPLKKANGYIGYYLSDGTNVIPPQFCSATYNTDGYYLVSKAEHEYNEAGRRKEEHIPGTEKYGILNSKGEWIIGLDNTYSSIGISNGFIKVTKNDLSGIVNDKNEILIPLEYEELDPMDSTLISAKKNGKEGIIDIQNKTLVPFLYDTIYGFHFMNDKNQFYSIVRIGDQYGVVDKNGKYVIKLSDVELVSLTDTTVIIRKSGLFGLSDFQMKTIIPFEYNDAYLYGQELFFQKDNVNYYFSPTGKLLRKEKAESGKENALKD from the coding sequence ATGATGAAAAAAACAATAATTTCAATACTTTTATCAGCCTCCTGCCTTTGGGTCAATGCTCAAAAATACAATGAGCTTTATCCTCTGAAGAAAGCCAATGGATATATCGGCTATTACCTTTCGGATGGAACCAATGTTATCCCGCCTCAGTTTTGCTCAGCAACTTATAATACAGACGGCTATTATCTGGTTTCAAAAGCGGAACATGAATATAATGAAGCCGGAAGAAGAAAGGAAGAACATATTCCCGGTACAGAAAAGTATGGTATTCTCAACAGCAAAGGGGAATGGATTATAGGTTTAGACAATACTTACAGCTCAATAGGCATATCTAATGGATTTATAAAGGTGACTAAAAATGACCTCAGCGGTATTGTTAATGATAAAAATGAAATATTAATTCCCCTAGAATATGAGGAGCTGGATCCGATGGACAGTACACTTATTTCTGCAAAAAAGAATGGCAAAGAAGGAATCATAGATATTCAGAATAAGACTCTTGTTCCGTTTCTATATGATACGATTTATGGGTTTCATTTTATGAATGATAAAAACCAGTTTTATTCTATCGTAAGGATTGGAGACCAGTACGGAGTGGTTGATAAAAACGGAAAATATGTCATTAAACTAAGTGATGTCGAGCTGGTATCCCTAACAGATACTACGGTTATTATTCGGAAAAGCGGTTTATTTGGTTTATCGGATTTCCAGATGAAAACCATTATCCCATTTGAATATAATGATGCCTATCTTTATGGTCAGGAATTATTTTTCCAGAAAGACAATGTCAATTATTACTTCAGCCCGACGGGAAAATTGCTAAGAAAGGAAAAAGCAGAATCGGGAAAAGAAAACGCATTAAAAGACTGA
- a CDS encoding serine hydrolase, which produces MTKYTRFILLFFIAFFSNVHAQIEKTDALYKTIMSRDSLLFSVGFNTCNVGQMENILSGQLEFYHDKDGFSDKTKFMIDFKNGLCRPSKTYKVRRALVEKSTEIYPMYKEGEVYAVIQNGTHLFYEKETNQPENLTGSAKFTHVWAKENGEWKLKRSLSFDHQAKKGSDENAFEDDQAIENWLKANKIPTLGLGIIEGGELKQVKVLGEIKKGISAPYNTYFNVASLTKPVTAMVVLRLISLGKWKLDEPLDVYWTDPDIASDSRHKKLTTRLILSHQTGFPNWRWMSTDKKLNFQFEPGTQYQYSGEGFEYLRKALEKKFKKTLEQLARELIFLPLQMKDTNYIWDQNTDESRFAIGYNEEGKPYPTEKNSTSNAADDLHTTIGDYGNFMVSVMKGKGLNPNVFQEMIKKQVKIKENIYFGLGLSVYDLGNGDYALSHSGADPGTRCIAFVLPKSGKGLLIFTNVDNGYKVYEKLVLHYLGEEGRKITEIEHK; this is translated from the coding sequence ATGACAAAGTATACTCGTTTTATACTCCTATTTTTTATCGCTTTCTTTAGCAATGTTCATGCACAAATAGAAAAGACTGACGCTTTATACAAAACAATTATGTCCAGAGACAGCTTGCTTTTTTCGGTAGGCTTCAATACTTGCAATGTTGGTCAAATGGAAAATATACTCAGTGGCCAGCTTGAATTTTATCACGATAAAGATGGCTTTTCTGATAAAACGAAATTTATGATTGATTTTAAAAACGGATTATGCAGACCATCGAAAACGTATAAGGTAAGGAGAGCTTTGGTTGAAAAAAGTACCGAAATCTACCCAATGTATAAAGAAGGAGAAGTATATGCCGTTATTCAGAATGGAACACATCTGTTTTATGAAAAAGAAACCAATCAGCCAGAGAACCTAACAGGTTCTGCTAAATTTACGCATGTATGGGCTAAAGAAAATGGCGAATGGAAGCTGAAAAGATCGCTCAGTTTCGACCATCAGGCAAAAAAAGGCAGTGATGAGAACGCTTTTGAAGATGACCAAGCTATTGAAAACTGGCTGAAAGCAAATAAAATTCCAACTTTAGGATTAGGAATCATTGAAGGTGGAGAATTGAAGCAGGTAAAAGTTTTAGGAGAAATAAAAAAAGGAATTTCGGCTCCCTATAATACCTATTTCAATGTAGCTTCCCTTACCAAGCCTGTGACAGCCATGGTGGTATTACGCCTGATAAGTCTTGGAAAATGGAAACTGGATGAACCTTTGGATGTTTATTGGACAGATCCGGATATTGCCAGCGATTCAAGACATAAAAAGTTAACGACCCGACTTATCCTTTCCCATCAAACCGGATTCCCCAACTGGAGATGGATGAGTACTGACAAAAAACTCAATTTTCAGTTTGAGCCAGGAACTCAATATCAATACTCAGGAGAAGGGTTTGAATACCTGCGAAAAGCCCTGGAAAAGAAATTCAAAAAAACATTGGAGCAGCTTGCCCGGGAATTGATTTTCTTACCGCTTCAAATGAAGGATACCAATTACATCTGGGATCAGAATACCGATGAATCCAGATTTGCCATCGGATATAATGAAGAAGGAAAACCATATCCGACAGAAAAAAATAGCACTTCTAATGCTGCGGATGATCTGCATACAACGATCGGGGATTACGGAAATTTTATGGTAAGTGTAATGAAAGGAAAAGGCTTGAATCCTAATGTTTTTCAGGAAATGATAAAAAAGCAGGTAAAAATAAAAGAGAATATATACTTCGGATTGGGATTATCCGTGTATGATCTTGGAAATGGGGACTATGCGCTGTCTCATAGTGGTGCTGACCCCGGTACAAGATGTATTGCTTTTGTATTGCCAAAATCAGGAAAAGGACTTCTTATTTTTACCAATGTAGATAACGGCTATAAGGTATATGAAAAGCTGGTTCTTCATTATCTGGGCGAGGAAGGAAGGAAAATTACTGAAATAGAGCACAAATAA
- a CDS encoding alpha-2-macroglobulin family protein, producing MTFSFRIYSVLSLLISVFLFSQVRPRKPVVKPLKPGISIPEPLSYPTSKMSSRDSIQYEVSTLLSRYYDWSDENTDPETDQILVLRKKIKESKGLRKTLYQYYLANIYTSYISEYRSRMKKKEIISLNELPEDYKTWALNDFYRAAEQLYSQAFSDKQKLQDEKTELWKQLIEDVEFTKYKPTLYDLVETDYLKFLQELPFDYDHIAKKKIAEIKADLLQFHTNDSDKTALLYLKSTEIQGNVKEQSQQLIALADAFPKEPFSAYLLFQAADLSKQDTSENNFLNAHQICQKAIDYIPASDWSNHCKSLINELERTEVTMEFPERILPGEYIPMTVSHRNTDEVKIGLSKRSGTIEFDKEPVWKGYSVKEKQISFINYEYEALNFRTETFPLKKFGDYRLHETILAIPPLEEGLYAFNSTSGRERDSRIFAVSDLFYVKRFEDNTKVTFQAVNTKTGKSIDNAEYIMYQNINGYEQKYSEKRDNKLIKTGDGVTGASGMFSLPKSQGREYDNSIIYFPQTKKYFVIDKSYRGINGSEKEEKEIREPVKKDFIIFTDRAIYRPGQKIFYKGILAQEYYEKTKILPKQKVEVRLVDANYKEISKTEAVTNEFGSVNGMFTLPSGGVTGSYYVEMTADLGKIPGEKEDHFVQENKYIRVEEYKRPKFRVNINPVKEAYTLGDQVKVSGKADAFSGAEISGAVVKYEVKRKNIYFSRGCFEDYYPVYNERETEIAHGEIPADNNGNFSISFKAEADESDRKSKKRNYQYSVSFYVTDVNGESQSRQTVINIGDVKAKISIGGLDKMLQKEWESIQVSVTNLNDQKVNAKGKLTVTPLKGEHKILLPKFIKKPVSNNRYDSKNIEDKALAYPSYDKELFDTYFPYMNYPSNGKVQDKKGEPVFSKAFNTSESENISLNKNPEPGKYLVEAESVIDNDTLKTFKVIEVFDNTTFRNGKPAFFGVRTDKESYTVGDKATITFYSDFDEGFVNYRFVQDKKGAEYQQIAMKNGSVNIPFTITDADLKGNLHIEYDFIHDNDFAKGILKLDIKENMNRKLDITSQVFRDKIQPGVPEKWILTIKGKDKEKINAEVLASMYDASLDQFVKNEYRFTHYNPNSDNEYTGYDLYRRSLDDFFSELTSSESMGFKRSRDKYPMESVQLYPFPKEPYFQYRSIRLPESSYSTSNAMMVRDAYVEEVVVTGYGGKKAENTNPVYIVDGKQTDKNIPEDDIAEIKRLSPTEAVALYGNSAAGGALVVTSKKAMKEELLKNVKARTNLDETAFFLPDLYTDADGTIKLEFTSPEALTQWKLLLFAHTKDLKTGSAEFFTQTQKELMVTPNPPRFLRQGDKMQLSAKVDNLSDKETTADIMLYLFDPETSQPLDSAFVNTNSLKKINVSAKGSAQANWDIKIPYALDHVGYKIVAKTKNYSDGEENVLPILSDRMLVTETVPVSIKEGQTKTYTMNRLLNNTSTSAVNFNLSVELTSNPLWFAVMSIPYLRTFPHECSEQLFSRLYGNMLSTYIMNSSPKIKKVFDEWNAKETPSNPLEANEKLKTILIEETPWLSRIKDQKEQMEQLAVFFHLNTMQRDLKKAQRDLVDRQNPDGSFSWFPGGGKDKTISGHILGGFGKLNKMLKGKSDEYFTNEINRVIKNSINYLDKEYDDKLINDRKVTDKLDVGDYASYFYYRSYWTETEIPSELKKVLTTLANTYVKTFDEYSLYHQAMIVTLLQRYGYRDLAKKCVADLKKEAKTSDENGMYWDNNTSGWYWHQAPIETQAMLIEAFSEVTPEDVKSVEEMKVWLLKNRQTEGWGTTKSTTEAVYALLNYGKSWLDAEKGITMKLGNETLFPANDLSKTSEAGFFKKSYSWKDVTPEKAKLEIQKNSPGVAWGGMYYLYYEDMDKVIAHNSSDVSVEKKLFLKIYDGNESKLKEVTAENPIKLGDLVTLRLVIRTNRDMEYIHLKDMRASGFEPVNVLSSYKWQNGAGYYESTKDAATHFFFDSLPKGTYVFEYELKANNVGDFSNGITSFQNMYAPAMSAHSEGMRVKIVK from the coding sequence ATGACATTTTCATTCAGAATATATTCCGTTTTATCACTATTGATCTCAGTTTTCCTGTTTTCTCAGGTCCGGCCCCGCAAACCCGTTGTCAAGCCTTTAAAGCCAGGAATATCAATACCGGAGCCTCTCTCATATCCTACATCTAAAATGTCTTCAAGAGATTCTATCCAATATGAAGTGAGTACATTGCTGAGCCGGTATTATGATTGGAGTGATGAGAATACAGACCCTGAAACCGATCAGATTTTGGTTCTCAGAAAAAAAATAAAAGAATCCAAAGGGCTGCGTAAAACCCTTTATCAGTATTATCTGGCTAATATTTACACCTCTTATATCAGTGAATACAGATCAAGGATGAAGAAAAAAGAGATAATATCGCTCAACGAACTTCCTGAAGACTATAAAACCTGGGCTTTAAATGATTTTTACAGAGCAGCAGAGCAGCTTTACAGCCAGGCATTTTCCGATAAACAAAAACTACAGGACGAGAAGACAGAACTTTGGAAACAGCTTATAGAAGATGTAGAATTCACAAAGTATAAACCGACTCTTTATGATCTTGTAGAAACAGATTATTTGAAATTTTTACAAGAACTGCCTTTTGATTACGATCATATTGCAAAGAAAAAAATAGCGGAAATTAAAGCTGACCTGCTGCAGTTTCACACCAACGATTCGGATAAAACAGCCTTGCTCTATCTTAAAAGCACCGAAATTCAAGGAAATGTAAAGGAACAATCACAGCAGTTGATAGCACTGGCAGATGCTTTTCCCAAAGAACCTTTTTCAGCCTATCTTCTTTTTCAGGCAGCGGATCTTTCAAAGCAGGATACTTCAGAAAACAATTTTCTGAATGCCCATCAGATCTGTCAGAAGGCTATTGATTATATTCCGGCTTCTGACTGGAGTAATCACTGTAAAAGCCTGATTAATGAGCTTGAACGTACAGAAGTGACTATGGAGTTTCCGGAAAGGATTCTTCCCGGTGAATATATTCCTATGACGGTCTCGCACAGAAATACTGACGAGGTAAAAATAGGGCTGAGCAAAAGATCCGGTACCATCGAGTTTGATAAAGAACCTGTCTGGAAAGGGTATTCGGTGAAGGAAAAGCAGATTTCCTTTATCAATTATGAATACGAAGCTCTGAATTTTCGTACCGAAACATTTCCTCTGAAAAAATTCGGAGATTATAGGCTTCATGAGACCATTCTTGCTATTCCGCCTTTGGAAGAGGGATTGTATGCATTTAACAGTACCTCCGGAAGAGAGAGAGACTCCAGAATATTTGCTGTTTCAGATCTTTTTTATGTAAAAAGATTTGAAGATAATACGAAGGTGACATTTCAGGCAGTGAACACCAAAACCGGAAAAAGCATTGACAATGCTGAGTATATTATGTATCAGAATATCAATGGATATGAACAGAAATATTCAGAAAAAAGAGACAATAAGCTGATAAAAACCGGAGATGGAGTCACGGGTGCATCAGGAATGTTTTCCTTACCCAAATCTCAAGGCCGTGAATATGATAACAGCATTATTTATTTTCCACAAACGAAGAAATATTTTGTGATTGATAAAAGTTATAGAGGAATAAATGGGAGTGAAAAAGAGGAAAAGGAAATCCGGGAGCCTGTTAAGAAGGATTTTATCATTTTTACAGACCGCGCAATCTACCGTCCCGGGCAGAAAATATTCTACAAAGGAATTCTGGCGCAGGAATATTATGAAAAAACCAAGATCCTTCCTAAGCAGAAAGTAGAGGTGAGGCTGGTAGACGCTAACTATAAAGAAATTAGCAAAACAGAAGCGGTTACCAATGAATTTGGTAGTGTTAACGGGATGTTTACGCTTCCATCCGGAGGTGTTACAGGAAGTTATTATGTTGAGATGACTGCAGATCTGGGAAAGATTCCCGGAGAAAAAGAAGACCATTTTGTTCAGGAAAATAAGTATATCAGGGTTGAAGAATACAAAAGACCGAAATTCCGTGTCAATATTAATCCTGTGAAGGAAGCCTATACATTAGGAGATCAGGTAAAAGTAAGTGGAAAAGCAGATGCGTTTTCAGGAGCAGAAATCTCAGGAGCTGTTGTAAAATATGAAGTGAAAAGGAAGAATATTTATTTTTCAAGAGGGTGTTTTGAAGATTATTATCCGGTGTATAACGAAAGAGAAACCGAAATTGCCCATGGAGAAATACCTGCAGACAATAATGGAAATTTCAGTATTTCATTCAAAGCGGAAGCTGATGAATCAGATCGTAAAAGCAAAAAAAGGAACTATCAGTATTCTGTTTCTTTTTATGTAACCGATGTCAATGGAGAATCTCAAAGCCGTCAAACTGTTATCAATATTGGAGATGTAAAAGCTAAGATCAGTATTGGAGGCTTAGATAAAATGCTTCAGAAAGAATGGGAATCTATACAAGTATCTGTGACTAATCTCAACGATCAGAAGGTAAATGCTAAAGGAAAATTAACCGTTACCCCATTGAAAGGAGAACATAAAATATTGCTCCCTAAATTCATCAAAAAGCCTGTCTCCAATAATAGATATGATTCAAAAAATATTGAAGATAAAGCACTGGCATATCCCAGTTATGATAAGGAACTTTTCGATACTTATTTTCCATACATGAATTATCCGTCGAATGGGAAAGTTCAAGATAAAAAAGGGGAACCTGTATTTTCAAAAGCATTCAATACCTCAGAATCGGAGAATATCAGCCTCAATAAGAATCCTGAACCTGGAAAATATCTTGTAGAAGCAGAATCTGTAATAGATAATGATACCCTAAAGACATTCAAGGTTATTGAAGTGTTTGATAATACAACCTTCAGAAACGGAAAACCTGCATTTTTCGGAGTTCGTACAGATAAAGAATCTTATACAGTGGGCGACAAAGCCACAATAACCTTTTATTCAGACTTTGATGAAGGTTTTGTGAATTACCGTTTTGTTCAGGATAAAAAAGGAGCTGAGTATCAGCAGATCGCTATGAAGAATGGATCTGTAAATATTCCCTTCACCATTACTGATGCTGATCTGAAAGGAAATCTACATATTGAATATGATTTCATTCATGATAATGATTTCGCTAAAGGAATTCTGAAGTTAGATATTAAAGAAAATATGAATCGGAAACTTGACATTACCTCTCAGGTTTTCCGTGATAAAATTCAGCCCGGCGTACCTGAAAAATGGATATTGACGATCAAAGGAAAAGATAAAGAGAAAATTAATGCTGAGGTATTGGCTTCCATGTATGATGCCTCTCTGGATCAGTTTGTGAAAAATGAATATCGCTTTACCCATTATAATCCCAATTCTGATAACGAATATACCGGTTACGACTTATATCGCAGGTCTCTTGATGACTTTTTCAGTGAACTGACTTCCTCAGAATCAATGGGTTTTAAAAGAAGCCGTGACAAGTATCCGATGGAGTCCGTTCAACTCTATCCTTTTCCGAAAGAGCCTTATTTCCAATATAGATCTATCAGACTTCCGGAATCATCATATTCTACATCTAATGCCATGATGGTAAGAGATGCCTATGTGGAAGAAGTTGTTGTAACAGGATATGGTGGGAAAAAGGCGGAAAATACAAATCCTGTTTATATCGTTGACGGAAAGCAGACTGATAAAAATATTCCTGAAGATGATATTGCAGAAATTAAAAGACTCAGCCCAACAGAAGCCGTGGCTTTATACGGAAACAGCGCTGCAGGGGGAGCTCTTGTAGTAACCTCTAAAAAAGCAATGAAAGAAGAATTGCTGAAGAATGTAAAAGCAAGAACCAATCTGGATGAAACAGCATTTTTCCTTCCTGATCTCTATACCGATGCAGATGGAACTATAAAACTCGAATTTACCTCTCCGGAAGCCCTTACCCAATGGAAACTCCTTCTGTTTGCACACACCAAAGATCTGAAAACAGGTTCCGCAGAGTTTTTTACCCAAACACAAAAGGAACTGATGGTTACGCCCAATCCGCCAAGATTTTTAAGGCAGGGAGACAAAATGCAGCTTTCAGCAAAGGTTGATAACCTATCTGATAAAGAAACAACGGCAGATATCATGCTTTATCTCTTTGATCCGGAAACATCCCAACCATTAGATTCAGCCTTTGTAAATACCAATTCCCTGAAGAAGATTAATGTTTCTGCTAAAGGTTCTGCCCAGGCAAACTGGGATATTAAAATTCCGTATGCACTGGATCATGTAGGTTATAAAATTGTAGCAAAAACAAAGAATTATTCAGATGGGGAAGAGAATGTTCTGCCTATCCTTTCCGACAGGATGCTGGTAACAGAAACGGTTCCGGTTTCTATCAAAGAAGGGCAGACCAAGACCTATACCATGAACAGATTACTGAATAATACATCTACGTCGGCTGTCAATTTCAATCTGAGTGTGGAACTTACTTCCAACCCATTATGGTTTGCGGTAATGTCAATTCCTTATCTGAGAACTTTTCCACATGAATGTTCAGAACAATTGTTCAGCAGGCTGTACGGAAATATGCTTTCCACCTATATTATGAATTCTTCCCCAAAGATTAAGAAGGTTTTTGATGAATGGAATGCCAAAGAAACCCCATCCAATCCTTTAGAAGCCAATGAGAAGCTGAAAACAATTCTTATTGAGGAAACTCCATGGCTCAGCAGGATCAAAGATCAGAAAGAACAGATGGAGCAGCTTGCCGTTTTCTTTCATCTGAATACAATGCAGCGAGATCTCAAAAAAGCACAGCGCGACCTTGTTGACCGTCAAAATCCTGATGGAAGTTTTTCCTGGTTTCCAGGTGGCGGAAAAGATAAAACCATTTCCGGACACATCCTCGGTGGATTCGGAAAGCTGAATAAAATGCTGAAAGGAAAATCTGATGAGTATTTTACCAATGAAATCAACCGTGTTATCAAAAACAGTATCAATTATCTGGATAAAGAATATGATGACAAACTTATCAATGACCGGAAGGTTACTGATAAGCTGGATGTAGGCGATTATGCCTCCTATTTCTATTACAGAAGCTATTGGACGGAAACAGAAATTCCATCCGAACTGAAAAAAGTACTTACTACACTAGCCAATACCTATGTGAAGACTTTTGATGAATACAGCCTTTATCATCAGGCGATGATTGTTACCCTTTTACAGCGTTACGGATATCGTGATCTGGCTAAAAAATGCGTTGCCGATCTGAAAAAAGAAGCCAAAACTTCTGATGAGAATGGGATGTACTGGGACAATAATACCTCAGGCTGGTATTGGCATCAGGCACCTATAGAAACACAGGCGATGCTGATTGAAGCTTTTTCTGAAGTGACTCCTGAAGATGTGAAAAGTGTTGAAGAAATGAAGGTGTGGCTATTAAAAAACAGGCAGACCGAAGGCTGGGGAACAACAAAATCTACTACTGAGGCAGTATATGCGTTGTTAAACTATGGAAAATCATGGCTGGATGCAGAAAAAGGAATCACCATGAAACTTGGAAACGAAACCCTTTTTCCTGCCAACGATCTTTCCAAAACTTCAGAAGCCGGATTCTTTAAAAAATCTTATTCATGGAAAGACGTTACGCCTGAAAAGGCAAAGCTTGAAATTCAGAAAAACAGTCCGGGAGTAGCCTGGGGTGGAATGTATTACCTGTATTATGAAGATATGGATAAGGTGATCGCTCACAATTCATCCGATGTATCTGTGGAGAAGAAACTTTTCTTGAAAATATATGACGGAAATGAAAGCAAGCTTAAAGAAGTAACTGCAGAAAATCCAATTAAGTTGGGTGATCTGGTCACGTTAAGATTGGTCATTCGTACGAATAGAGATATGGAATATATTCACCTGAAAGATATGCGGGCAAGCGGTTTTGAGCCTGTTAATGTACTTTCTTCTTATAAATGGCAAAACGGAGCCGGATATTATGAAAGTACCAAGGATGCAGCTACCCATTTCTTTTTTGATTCCCTGCCAAAAGGAACTTACGTGTTTGAATATGAGTTGAAAGCCAATAATGTCGGAGATTTCTCCAACGGAATTACTTCCTTCCAGAACATGTATGCTCCGGCAATGAGTGCCCATTCTGAAGGGATGAGAGTGAAGATCGTGAAATAG
- a CDS encoding helix-turn-helix domain-containing protein, with the protein MSKLKDVREQKNLTQEELSEKSKISVRTIQRIEAGTEPKGHTLRALAKALEIEEASLQDTIITPDTDDEVIPEIIPEVKEEQQPEINYSLIKIINLSSLLFTLLPPLNILVPLLLMFTMKQRNSLARQIISVQMIWTVMAPIVFMLGIFLKPGPKLTLIIMIVIVLSNVFIILRNAAEIDRNKKLYYRLKFSMV; encoded by the coding sequence ATGTCTAAATTAAAAGATGTAAGAGAACAGAAAAATCTGACCCAGGAAGAACTTTCAGAAAAGTCAAAAATTTCTGTGAGAACCATCCAAAGGATCGAAGCGGGTACGGAACCCAAAGGACATACTTTAAGAGCATTGGCAAAAGCATTGGAAATAGAGGAAGCTTCATTGCAGGATACTATTATAACTCCTGATACGGATGACGAGGTAATTCCCGAGATTATTCCGGAAGTGAAAGAAGAACAGCAGCCTGAGATTAATTATTCTCTTATTAAAATCATCAACCTTTCTTCGCTGTTATTTACTCTCTTGCCACCATTAAATATTCTTGTTCCACTCCTTCTGATGTTTACCATGAAGCAGAGAAACAGTCTGGCCAGACAGATTATTTCAGTCCAGATGATCTGGACAGTGATGGCACCTATTGTATTTATGTTGGGGATCTTTTTAAAGCCTGGACCGAAGCTTACCTTGATCATTATGATCGTCATTGTACTCTCTAATGTCTTCATTATTCTTCGTAATGCTGCAGAGATTGATAGAAATAAAAAATTATATTATCGTCTGAAATTCAGTATGGTGTAA
- a CDS encoding LysE family translocator: MIPLQDLSFFILAALILVISPGPNMIYLISKSITQGKKSGFISLMGVVCGFMFHIIMVSFGLTAVLLAVPLAYTVLKTIGTVYLLYLAYQAIKPKSKNIFEINQDGTHDGPKKLFTIGFLTNVLNPKVAVFYLSFFPQFIKPEYGSVLTQSLELGAIQVLVSFSVNFLIVLTAARVALFFNNNPAWIKVQKWFMASVLTYLAIKMAFSKAK, from the coding sequence ATGATCCCACTTCAAGATCTTTCATTCTTTATCCTGGCAGCCCTGATCTTAGTAATTAGCCCTGGACCCAATATGATTTATCTGATTTCAAAATCGATAACGCAGGGAAAAAAGTCCGGGTTTATTTCTTTGATGGGAGTTGTATGTGGATTTATGTTTCACATCATTATGGTTTCGTTTGGCCTAACTGCCGTATTATTGGCAGTTCCGTTAGCGTATACGGTTCTGAAAACCATCGGAACAGTTTATCTTCTTTATCTTGCCTATCAGGCCATTAAACCAAAGTCAAAAAACATTTTTGAAATCAATCAAGACGGCACTCATGATGGCCCTAAAAAGCTTTTCACCATTGGTTTTTTAACGAATGTTCTCAATCCGAAGGTGGCCGTTTTTTATCTCTCATTTTTCCCGCAGTTCATCAAACCGGAATATGGCTCTGTTTTAACCCAGAGTCTGGAACTTGGAGCTATTCAGGTATTGGTAAGTTTTAGCGTTAATTTCTTAATTGTATTAACCGCTGCCAGGGTTGCCCTGTTTTTCAATAATAACCCTGCCTGGATTAAAGTACAAAAGTGGTTCATGGCAAGTGTATTGACTTATCTGGCAATAAAAATGGCTTTTTCTAAAGCCAAATGA
- a CDS encoding type II CAAX endopeptidase family protein: MKNTSTSKVEIRKNIATYLVLTLLFCLPVYYMCIRTGKLGGGIISYATIVMWCPAIAALLTCRLRNIPISSLGWKWGETKYQLLAYGIPLLYSLVPYLIIWISGAGHFYHQEFVTDMAKGMGWNLPDVWAIPLYILLMSSFGMVRSVGSALGEEIGWRGLLTPQLAKINSYTATSLWMGVIWSLYHYPLLLFSNYNTGGPKWLALTCFTVMIMASCFIFTWIRLKSGSLWTAAIFHASHNLFIQSIFTPLTADTGTTNYYIDEFGIALPIATVIVAYFFWRKRKELPEQKI, from the coding sequence ATGAAAAACACCTCAACCTCCAAAGTGGAGATCAGGAAGAATATAGCAACCTACCTGGTTCTCACTCTCCTTTTTTGCCTACCGGTTTATTATATGTGTATCCGTACTGGAAAACTAGGCGGCGGGATTATCTCTTATGCTACCATCGTGATGTGGTGTCCTGCAATAGCAGCCCTGCTTACCTGTAGGCTAAGAAATATTCCTATATCTTCTTTAGGATGGAAATGGGGAGAGACAAAATACCAACTGCTAGCTTATGGCATACCTCTCCTCTATTCTCTTGTTCCTTATCTTATCATTTGGATCAGTGGAGCCGGTCATTTTTACCATCAGGAATTTGTAACAGATATGGCTAAAGGGATGGGATGGAATCTGCCGGACGTATGGGCAATTCCATTATATATTTTGTTGATGAGCAGCTTTGGAATGGTTCGTTCTGTAGGTTCTGCTTTGGGAGAAGAGATCGGCTGGCGGGGTTTGCTTACTCCACAGTTGGCAAAAATCAATTCCTATACAGCTACCTCACTTTGGATGGGAGTGATATGGTCCCTCTATCATTATCCTCTTCTGTTGTTTTCAAATTATAATACTGGCGGCCCCAAATGGTTGGCATTAACCTGCTTTACAGTCATGATAATGGCCAGTTGTTTCATCTTTACCTGGATCCGGTTAAAATCCGGGAGTTTATGGACTGCAGCCATTTTTCACGCCAGCCATAATCTGTTTATTCAGTCTATTTTTACACCTCTTACCGCTGACACGGGAACTACCAATTACTATATTGATGAATTTGGTATTGCTCTGCCTATTGCTACAGTAATTGTTGCTTATTTCTTCTGGCGAAAAAGAAAGGAACTCCCGGAACAGAAGATATAA